Sequence from the Cetobacterium sp. ZOR0034 genome:
TTATCATCTATGTCTTAAAAAGAAAGCAATAAATAAGGAAACTCTTGTTTACCATACAATAAGTTATGATGTATGGGAGGATTTATAATATCCGTTAGATGAGTGGAGGTGTAAAGAGTGAGAGTAAATATTCAATTAGAGTGTACAGAGTGTAAAAGAAGAAACTACAGTACTTCAAAGAATAAGAAGAACACTACTGAAAGATTAGAATTAAATAAATACTGTAAATGGGACAAAAAAGTAACATTACATAAAGAAACTAAAAAGTAATTCTTGATCTAAGAAGCGTTTACGCTTCTTAGTTAATTATTAAAAGAAAAAACAATTTGCAACAACATGCAGGTCAATGGCTCAATTGGCAGAGCATCGGTCTCCAAAACCGAGGGTTGGGGGTTCGATTCCCTCTTGACCTGCCATTTTTTTATAAAAATAAAATTACTGGTGGTGCAAAATGGGACTAATTAACGATGTAAGAAGAGAGTATTCTAAGGTTCAATGGCCTAGAAGAAAAGAAATAATTGCAGCAACAAGTTGGGTTGTTGCTATGAGTATATTTTTAGGGATATACTTAGGAGTTTTCGATATAATTGCTTCAAGACTTTTAAAGATGCTTGTATCTCTCTTTGGAGGATAAAATGGAAAAAAGCTTAGTAAAAAAATGGTTTATGATTCATACTTATTCGGGGTATGAGAAAAAAGTTAAAACAGACTTAGAACAAAAGATAGAAACTTTAGGGTTATCTAACATAGTAACTAAAGTTTTAGTTCCTGAAGAGGAAACTATCGAAGAGAGAAGAGGAAAGAAAAAGATTATTTCAAGAAAGTTATTCCCAGGGTATGTTATGCTAGAAATGGAAGCTACTAGAGAGGAAAGCGGAGATGGAATAAACTTTAGAGTAGACTCAGATGCTTGGTACGTAGTTAGAAATACTAACGGAGTAACAGGATTCGTTGGAGTAGGATCTGATCCAATTCCAATGGAAGATGATGAAGTTGAAAATATTTTCTCTGTTATAGGATACAAAAATGAAGATGATGAGAAGGCGCTTAAGGAAGTTATAAAAGTCGACTACGAAGTAGGAGATTATGTAAGACTTCTAGCTGAAGGATTTGAAAATCAAGAAGGTAAAGTTGCTGAAATCGATATGGAACATAGAAAAGTTAAGGTTATGATGGAGATGTTTGGTAGAATGACTCCTATCGAAGTAGACCTTGACAGTGTAGAAAAGGCTTAGTTAAATATTGAGCCTGTGGGAGATTGCAAAATCAATACCACAATTTTATGGAGGTGTAATTTAAACAATGGCAAAAGAAGTAATCGGATTAATAAAACTACAATTACCTGCTGGAAAAGCTAACCCTGCTCCACCAGTAGGACCAGCATTAGGACAACACGGAGTTAACATCATGGAATTCTGTAAGGCGTTCAATGCAAAAACTCAAGATAAAGCGGGATGGATCATTCCAGTTGAAATCTCTGTTTATAACGACAGATCTTTCACATTTATCTTAAAAACTCCACCAGCATCAGATTTATTAAAGAAAGCTGCTGGAATTCAATCAGGAGCTCAAAACTCTAAAAAAGAAGTAGCTGGAAAAATCAACACAGCTAAATTAAGAGAAATCGCTGAAACTAAGATGCCAGATTTAAACGCTGGATCAGTAGAAGCTGCTATGAATATCATAGCTGGATCAGCTAGATCAATGGGAATCAAAATAGAGGACTAATTAGAAGTCAATTCTTATTTATGTGATATTAAGTGGTAGGATGAAAACATCCGTTTAACCACAGAAGGAGGAAATTTTCAATGGCAAATAAAAGAGGTAAAAAATACCTAGAAATAGCTAAATTAGTTGAGCAAGGAAGACTATACGAGGTTAAAGAAGCTT
This genomic interval carries:
- the rpmG gene encoding 50S ribosomal protein L33 — its product is MRVNIQLECTECKRRNYSTSKNKKNTTERLELNKYCKWDKKVTLHKETKK
- the secE gene encoding preprotein translocase subunit SecE; this encodes MGLINDVRREYSKVQWPRRKEIIAATSWVVAMSIFLGIYLGVFDIIASRLLKMLVSLFGG
- the rplK gene encoding 50S ribosomal protein L11; this translates as MAKEVIGLIKLQLPAGKANPAPPVGPALGQHGVNIMEFCKAFNAKTQDKAGWIIPVEISVYNDRSFTFILKTPPASDLLKKAAGIQSGAQNSKKEVAGKINTAKLREIAETKMPDLNAGSVEAAMNIIAGSARSMGIKIED
- the nusG gene encoding transcription termination/antitermination protein NusG, whose product is MEKSLVKKWFMIHTYSGYEKKVKTDLEQKIETLGLSNIVTKVLVPEEETIEERRGKKKIISRKLFPGYVMLEMEATREESGDGINFRVDSDAWYVVRNTNGVTGFVGVGSDPIPMEDDEVENIFSVIGYKNEDDEKALKEVIKVDYEVGDYVRLLAEGFENQEGKVAEIDMEHRKVKVMMEMFGRMTPIEVDLDSVEKA